From the Mesoplasma syrphidae genome, the window AATTATTGAAAAGGCCTCAATTGATTTCTCCCAAGTTTATTTAAATTCGCGCCATAAAACCGGGGATGGTGAATACATCTGTATTCCATTAACTGAACATCAATTTAATGAATTTCATAACGCATTAGTAAGTGCTGAAGTTGTTAAAACTAAAGAGTTTGAAAAGGAAATTTTCTTTAGAGGATGTCAACCGATTGAACAAATGGCAAAACAAGGTAAAAGGGTTTTATTAAATGGCCCAATGTCACCAAATAATTTACCAATGCCAAATGGTGAAATTCCCTTTGCGGTTGTTCAACTTCGTCAAGACAATGCAATTGATACTTTGTATAATTTTGTTGGTTTTCAAACAAATTTGAAATGACCCGAGCAAAAACGAATTTTAAAAACTTTGCCCGGAATGAATAATCTTGAAATTGTTCGTTATGGAGTTATGCATAAAAATTATTATATTAATTCTCCTAAAATCTTAAACCATAAACTGCAAGTGATGCGTAAGAAAAATGTCTTTTTTGCTGGTCAAATTACTGGAGTTGAAGGATATGTTGAATCTACAGCATTAGGTGTTGTAGCAGCATTGGGAGTATTAAGCATATTAAATAACAAGAAACTTCCAAAAATGCCAAATACTACTGTTATTGGGGCTTTAACAAACTATGTGACAAATGAAAAACTTAAGAAATTTAATCCAATGAAAGCTAATATGGGTATTCTTGATCGTAGCGCTAGTGATCAGAGTGAATTATTTTCTTATAATCAATCAGTTATTGACTTGAACGCTTATCTTGAAGAAATAAAAGATATAATAAAACCAGTGGAGTAACACTATACAAAGGATGAGATGAGATATATGCAAATTGTTAAATTAAAGCCATTCTTTTCTGAAAAAATTTGAGGTTGTTCAAAGTTAAAAGATTTTGGATTTGAAATTCCTGAAAATAAAAAAATTGGAGAGGCTTGAGTTATTTCAGCTCATAACAACGGAATGAGTTATCTAACAGATGGTTTATTTAAAGATCAAGCTTTGAAAACAGTATTTGAAAATAATCGAAACTTATTTGGTAACTATCAAGGAGAATATCCGTTGTTGGCCAAAATTATTACAGCTGATGATTATTTATCAGTTCAAGTTCATCCTGATGATCAATATGCGATGGCTAAACACAAACAATTGGGAAAACCTGAAAGTTGATATATTTTAGATTGTCCTAAAGATGCTAAAATTATTTATGGTCACACTGCTCAATCAAAAGCAGAATTAGAATCAATGATTGAAAATGGAAAATGACAAGAGTTATTAAAAGAAGAATCTATTAAGCCAGGAGATTTTTTATTTGTAGATACAGGTAAAATTCACGCGATTACTCCAGGAGTAACAGTTTATGAATTGCAACGTTCAAGTGATATAACATACAGATTATATGATTATGATCGTTTAGATGACCAAAGCCAACCAAGAAGATTGGATTTGCAAGATTCAATTAATTGTACGATTGTTCCTGATTCTAAGAGTTTAATTATTCAGAATGCTGAAAAAAAGATTTTTTCTTCTTCTGTATTTTCAATTTATATACTAAATGCTGATCAAGAAAGTGAATTTATTCTTGATGAAGAAGCTAGTTGATTGCAGTTTACAGTTATTAGTGGAACAGGAACTATTAATGACCAACATTTTAAAGCAGGCGAATCAGCAATATCTTTGGGAAAACTTGAACCAATTAAAGTTACTGGTAATTTACAAGTAATTATTTCGTGAATAAAAAAATAAACCAAAAGGTTTATTTTTTTATTGACAATTTAAATGTAAAATTAAACATAAAGGAAGTGCAAGAAATGTTAAAACTTAAAGATATTTCAACCGAATTAAATTCAGTTGAACTTCTAGCAAGGGTTGAGCGAGTAATTGTTTCAACTGGAAGTAACGGAAGTAATTATATGATTGTTCATTTAGCTGATGCAACCGGAAGAGTTGAAGCGCGTAAATGAGTAGTAACTGATCAAGATCGTGAACTTATTAAACCAAATAGCTATATTTATTTTAAAGAAATCATTCCAAATGAGTTTAGAGGAATTTTACAATTGAAAATTGGAGATTATGAAATTTGAGATGAAGAGAAAGTTGCACAAAAAGGATTTCAAAATTCTGATTTCTTTGTAGTAGCACCGGTCAATATTGAAAAGCAATATGCTAATTTAATGGAATTATTAGAAAAAGTTTCAAATCCAACTTTCAAAGCATTGACAATTGGATTAATTAAGAAATATGAAAAAGAATTTTTAATTTATCCAGCAGCAATGACAATTCACCATAATGTAACTGGGGGATTATTTTGACATAGTTATACATTAGTTAAAAATTGTTTAGCAATTAGAGAAAATTATTTGTATGCAGCTATTGATTGAGATTTGTTAATCTGTGGAGCAATTCTTCATGATATTGGAAAAATCTTTGAACTTGTAGATCAAACAGCTACTGATTATAGTTTAGAAGGTAAACTATTAGGTCATATTAGTATTGGAAATGCGGAATTATACAAAATGGCTGAAGAATTAAACATTGCCAAAGATGAATCAGGGAAAATTAATTCTGATTTAACATTATTACAACATATGATTTTGGCAAGTCATGGGAAAAAAGAGTATGGTTCACCAACTGAACCTAATATTATTGAAGCTGTTATTTTATCAACATTTGATAATTTGGATGCAAGAATTTTTAAAATCAACGATGAGTTAACTAAAGTTGAGCAAGGATCTTGAACAGGAAGAATTTTAAGTGAAGATGGGAAAATGTATTTAAAACATTATAAAAAATAAGTGTTATTAAAGCAAAATAAAGCTTATTAAAAACTTTTACACAGTAATTTAAATAAGAAAAGACTTTTAAAATATAAAGGTCTTTTTTTATGTATAAGTTTAGGTTTTAAGATATACTCTATTTAAATTACTGGTACCTATTAAAAATTAACTTTTGTTCGATTTTTATAAAATACGAGTGCACTTTTATTTAATTTAAATTGTATAAAAAAAGAATGTAGATTCAAAGGAGCATATTTTATGACTAAAAAAAGTTTCTATTTGTTTTTGCTTTTATTAATTAGCAATTTTGTATCTTTTTTTGGGTTCATGTTTGTTTGTACAGTTGCTTTTATATTTTTAAATATGATTATACAAACGACACGATTTTTATTATATAAAAATAAATATTTAAGTTTTAAAAAGAGTTTTTTAACTTTTATTTTGTTAATGTTCATTTGAACGTTGACAGTGTTATTTATATTTGGGATTTTATGCTGAATTTCAGTATCTAATTCAAATATTTTTAAAAAATATGACCTTATATTTAAATATAATATGGTCCCGCTTACATTTCTTTTATTTCTAATAAATTTTGCGTTTTTTAATAAGAATAATATTTTGCAGTTTCAAATCCTTGATAAGTTTTCTTTTTCTTCTAATAAAAAAAGTGTTGTTAATGAACAACAAGAATTTAGTTTGATTTTTTCTGCCACGATTTTGTATATACAAAAAATAACTTCTACGTAATTTCTTTTTTTAAAGTCAATAAAAAAGGAGAAATAAAATGAAGGAAATTATTCAAATTAAAAAAATTACTAAAAAAAATATATTACAAGAAATTACTATTACCATAAATGAAGGTGATTGTATTGGGATTATGGGAAATAGCGGAGCTGGTAAATCAACGCTTTTAAATATTATTTCAGGATTAGAAAAGCCAACAACGGGATCTGTTGTTATTAATAAGGTTAATATCACTAATTTAAAAGAACCAAAACTAACAAAATTTAGGGCAACTAACATATCATATATTTTTCAAGATTATAAATTAGTGGACTATCTTACA encodes:
- the trmFO gene encoding methylenetetrahydrofolate--tRNA-(uracil(54)-C(5))-methyltransferase (FADH(2)-oxidizing) TrmFO → MGKVVKIIGAGLAGTEAAYQLAKHGVKVKLYESKFINPNPVQKTDQLAELVCSNTLRSRSKTNAVGILKTELEAFDSLVIRAAYANQIPGDDALAVDRLEFSQYITKMINNEPNIEIISEDVLAIDDENEITIIASGPLTTDNLKAEIQRLIGNQKLYFMDASAPIIEKASIDFSQVYLNSRHKTGDGEYICIPLTEHQFNEFHNALVSAEVVKTKEFEKEIFFRGCQPIEQMAKQGKRVLLNGPMSPNNLPMPNGEIPFAVVQLRQDNAIDTLYNFVGFQTNLKWPEQKRILKTLPGMNNLEIVRYGVMHKNYYINSPKILNHKLQVMRKKNVFFAGQITGVEGYVESTALGVVAALGVLSILNNKKLPKMPNTTVIGALTNYVTNEKLKKFNPMKANMGILDRSASDQSELFSYNQSVIDLNAYLEEIKDIIKPVE
- a CDS encoding type I phosphomannose isomerase catalytic subunit, with the translated sequence MQIVKLKPFFSEKIWGCSKLKDFGFEIPENKKIGEAWVISAHNNGMSYLTDGLFKDQALKTVFENNRNLFGNYQGEYPLLAKIITADDYLSVQVHPDDQYAMAKHKQLGKPESWYILDCPKDAKIIYGHTAQSKAELESMIENGKWQELLKEESIKPGDFLFVDTGKIHAITPGVTVYELQRSSDITYRLYDYDRLDDQSQPRRLDLQDSINCTIVPDSKSLIIQNAEKKIFSSSVFSIYILNADQESEFILDEEASWLQFTVISGTGTINDQHFKAGESAISLGKLEPIKVTGNLQVIISWIKK
- a CDS encoding 3'-5' exoribonuclease YhaM family protein, giving the protein MLKLKDISTELNSVELLARVERVIVSTGSNGSNYMIVHLADATGRVEARKWVVTDQDRELIKPNSYIYFKEIIPNEFRGILQLKIGDYEIWDEEKVAQKGFQNSDFFVVAPVNIEKQYANLMELLEKVSNPTFKALTIGLIKKYEKEFLIYPAAMTIHHNVTGGLFWHSYTLVKNCLAIRENYLYAAIDWDLLICGAILHDIGKIFELVDQTATDYSLEGKLLGHISIGNAELYKMAEELNIAKDESGKINSDLTLLQHMILASHGKKEYGSPTEPNIIEAVILSTFDNLDARIFKINDELTKVEQGSWTGRILSEDGKMYLKHYKK